The following proteins are encoded in a genomic region of Alosa alosa isolate M-15738 ecotype Scorff River chromosome 10, AALO_Geno_1.1, whole genome shotgun sequence:
- the LOC125302352 gene encoding uncharacterized protein LOC125302352 codes for MKCNLQKPIVSIQHDLAHIQFHIVCEIPNQSWNVTSCQLYTGHEEEFYLKVEKKKNCHFYVEENDLFSRLQSVRSRGVSCDYTVNTEPPSLSPRSDDYTIQRFQTTNTPVTSSGAGNQPQTTNVPIRSSETGLINVKTNHSTPFPETTSTSSFSGLRSQSTHVTLKDATTLDHTGKTLNATDASATATTLSIGMLLIIIAVTSCILLTGLFAVCFKWKCQKHKHQNTGTGTPARTRQSKIIYVFTPTIVYVSGGICQFTFFCASDNPSDIVMACNTVRTVNDTAGTYTMITSIPLTVAPDVHKKTDVFSGQDDSHVYSSISDIPSVSNQRDQTYSLLQDHKSPAVTQQDMTEA; via the exons ATGAAGT GTAATTTGCAGAAACCCATTGTAAGCATTCAGCACGACTTAGCACATATCCAGTTCCACATTGTTTGTGAAATACCCAATCAGTCCTGGAATGTCACCAGCTGTCAACTTTATACTGGACATGAAGAGGAATTCTActtaaaagttgaaaaaaagaaaaattgccATTTTTATGTGGAGGAGAATGATTTATTCAGTCGTCTGCAGTCAGTGAGAAGCAGAGGGGTGAGCTGTGATTATACAGTGAACACAgaacctccatctctctctccacgcaGTGATGATTACACCATTCAAC GATTCCAGACTACAAATACTCCTGTGACATCATCAGGAGCTG GAAACCAGCCCCAGACCACCAACGTTCCTATAAGATCATCAGAAACGG GACTCATCAATGTGAAGACAAATCATTCAACACCTTTTCCTGAGACAACCTCAACATCCTCATTTTCTG GTTTAAGGTCTCAGTCAACGCATGTGACGCTCAAAGATGCCACAACACTTGATCACACAG GTAAAACCCTTAATGCCACAGATGCTTCAG CTACAGCTACAACACTGAGCATCG GAATGTTGCTGATCATCATAGCGGTGACGTCTTGCATTCTCCTGACTGGCCTGTTCGCAGTCTGTTTCAAATGGAAATGCC AAAAACATAAACACCAAAA TACAGGAACAGGTACTCCAGCCAGGACCAGACAGAGTAAGATCATATATGTGTTCACACCCACTATTGTGTATGTATCAGGAGGAATATGccaatttacttttttttgtgcttCAGATAATCCCTCAGACATTGTGATGGCATGCAATACAGTTAGA ACTGTTAATGATACAGCTGGAACCTACACCATGATCACCTCAATACCCCTGACCGTAGCTCCAG ATGTTCATAAAAAGACAGATGTATTCTCTGGACAGGATGAT TCTCATGTCTACAGCTCTATATCTGACATACCAAGTGTCTCCAACCAAAGGGACCAGACGTACAGCTTGTTGCAGGACCACAAGAGTCCTGCAGTTACACAGCAGGACATGACCGAGGCCTAG